The Pseudosulfitobacter pseudonitzschiae genome includes a region encoding these proteins:
- a CDS encoding Hint domain-containing protein: protein MKNAADFDGALIMAEIFDQPSKISLAELINPNGETGTTATWTDPNDGTSYTIRSGLHSNGTSNETNDNVKYQADPDGPVYIYTIHNNIRASIDDPETALEETAQHSALVTYVVNRDSDGNTTVEIQDIQSSFADTAGNTFSYPSGVTANLEMVSTTAGDVLTVQYTSPTSDYDNDGDFDQFSGRVNYTIDDTGNASSADARVWDATNRPGSQDDTVESDPDLVNINQDSDYAVEAGNFSVVYTSDGTPVLMQVGAPGNTNTNGAGNLTAINPDGTFGHTTELLYSSGATPDDDRALFELFNGNTEQGIQSATVNGKTFVYSSATDEFARAELVLDENGAPQLAEPVYFAGTPGAVIHADNSIFTGGVVGGGGNDRLLAAPDIGDGNSYMLLGDTATWQFFQVQPDGTLTPAGTESWTVSGEVPRNDLTVMTYEVDGQEYTGWLLQDPDNADDSWEFFHPDTGWVQVVPSSSGENPSSVSDHDFFMINGNPTWIGTSNRSLNLDSTSKPLVNYVADAGTLLICFAEGTMILTQKGERPIEALRIGDLVATLDHGFRPIRWIGARELSQADIASAPNLNPIRIKAGTLGDCSPITDLLVSPQHRVLVRSKIARRMFGADEVLIAAKQLCEIDGIEVAKDITSFKYYHMLFDQHEVVYSNGAETESLYTGPEALKSVSNEAREEILNLFPELKDAKISPPAARYLANGRMGRNLAMRHVKNGKPLVTPAAQCRL from the coding sequence GTGAAGAATGCAGCAGATTTTGACGGAGCTTTAATTATGGCAGAAATTTTCGACCAACCATCAAAAATATCACTCGCCGAATTGATCAACCCAAACGGAGAGACAGGTACAACTGCAACTTGGACTGACCCGAACGATGGAACCAGCTACACGATTCGGAGCGGGCTGCACAGTAACGGTACTTCGAATGAAACAAACGATAACGTAAAGTATCAAGCCGATCCCGACGGTCCCGTTTACATTTATACGATTCACAACAATATCCGGGCGAGCATTGATGATCCGGAAACTGCGCTGGAAGAGACGGCGCAGCACAGCGCATTGGTAACCTATGTCGTGAACCGTGATTCAGACGGCAATACGACCGTCGAAATACAGGATATTCAGAGCAGCTTCGCCGATACTGCGGGTAATACATTCAGCTATCCCTCTGGTGTGACCGCAAACCTTGAAATGGTTTCCACCACTGCAGGGGATGTTCTGACTGTCCAATATACATCCCCAACTTCTGATTACGACAATGATGGTGATTTTGATCAGTTTAGTGGCAGGGTCAATTACACCATAGATGACACTGGAAACGCCTCATCTGCGGATGCACGGGTGTGGGATGCTACGAACAGGCCTGGATCACAAGACGACACTGTAGAGAGCGACCCCGACCTGGTTAATATCAATCAGGACTCTGACTATGCGGTGGAGGCTGGTAATTTTTCGGTGGTCTACACATCTGATGGAACACCGGTCCTCATGCAGGTGGGCGCACCGGGGAATACAAATACCAACGGTGCGGGAAATTTGACCGCAATCAATCCCGATGGAACATTTGGCCACACCACCGAACTGCTATATTCAAGCGGGGCAACCCCTGATGATGACAGGGCGCTGTTCGAGTTGTTTAACGGCAATACCGAACAGGGCATTCAGAGTGCGACGGTTAATGGCAAGACCTTCGTCTATAGCTCCGCGACGGACGAGTTCGCGCGGGCAGAATTGGTTCTCGACGAGAACGGTGCGCCGCAGCTTGCGGAGCCCGTCTATTTCGCCGGAACTCCGGGCGCTGTCATTCACGCTGACAACAGTATTTTCACCGGAGGTGTGGTTGGCGGTGGCGGCAATGACCGCCTTTTGGCCGCCCCAGACATCGGCGATGGCAATTCCTATATGTTGCTCGGGGATACTGCCACCTGGCAGTTCTTTCAGGTACAACCAGATGGAACACTTACGCCTGCCGGGACAGAGTCTTGGACTGTTTCGGGAGAAGTTCCACGAAACGATCTCACTGTAATGACCTATGAAGTCGACGGCCAAGAATACACTGGCTGGTTGTTGCAAGATCCGGACAATGCGGATGACAGTTGGGAGTTTTTCCATCCCGATACTGGCTGGGTGCAGGTAGTGCCGTCCAGCTCGGGCGAAAATCCTTCTTCGGTGAGTGATCATGATTTCTTCATGATCAATGGCAATCCGACGTGGATAGGTACGTCGAACAGAAGCTTGAATCTGGACAGTACCAGCAAGCCACTGGTGAACTACGTTGCCGATGCCGGAACATTGTTGATTTGCTTTGCCGAAGGCACAATGATTCTGACACAAAAGGGCGAGCGCCCAATCGAAGCTCTCCGGATCGGCGATTTGGTTGCAACCCTTGACCACGGCTTTCGGCCCATTCGCTGGATTGGCGCACGGGAACTTTCGCAGGCAGATATTGCTTCTGCACCTAATCTAAACCCTATCCGCATTAAGGCAGGCACGCTGGGAGATTGCTCCCCCATTACCGACCTGTTGGTATCGCCGCAGCACCGAGTCCTGGTGCGTTCCAAAATCGCCCGCCGAATGTTCGGCGCCGATGAGGTTTTGATAGCGGCAAAGCAGTTGTGTGAAATCGACGGAATTGAGGTCGCGAAAGATATTACAAGCTTCAAGTATTACCATATGCTGTTTGATCAGCATGAGGTGGTTTATTCGAACGGAGCAGAAACGGAAAGCTTGTACACGGGGCCGGAAGCTTTGAAATCTGTCAGCAACGAAGCACGCGAAGAGATTCTTAATCTCTTTCCCGAACTGAAAGATGCCAAAATCTCACCACCCGCAGCCCGCTATCTCGCCAATGGACGAATGGGGCGCAATCTGGCGATGCGCCATGTTAAGAATGGCAAACCACTCGTTACTCCTGCTGCTCAGTGTCGGCTGTAG
- the cobA gene encoding uroporphyrinogen-III C-methyltransferase: protein MAGFVSFVGSGPGDPELLTLKAVNRLKQADAVLFDDLSSGPILAHARAGADLVSVGKRAGRASPKQDHVSRLLLEYAQTDQRVVRLKSGDSGIFGRLEEELGALREAGIPYEIIPGVPSAIAAAAAAGIPLTRRLTARRVQFVTGHDISGQLPQDLNLPALTDPTATTVVFMGKRTFPELYRLLNAHGLSADTPALLAEDVSGPQQRLTRCSIAALADRLENTISDAPALVLYGPLAVF from the coding sequence ATGGCAGGTTTTGTCAGTTTTGTCGGCTCAGGTCCGGGAGACCCCGAACTCCTGACGCTAAAAGCCGTGAACCGGCTGAAACAGGCGGATGCCGTGCTGTTCGACGATTTGTCATCGGGTCCGATACTGGCACATGCACGCGCCGGTGCCGATCTGGTGAGCGTGGGCAAACGGGCGGGGCGCGCCTCGCCCAAACAGGATCATGTCAGCCGGTTGTTGCTGGAATATGCACAAACTGACCAGCGTGTCGTGCGGCTGAAATCCGGCGATAGTGGAATCTTTGGCAGGCTTGAGGAAGAACTGGGGGCCCTGCGCGAGGCGGGCATCCCCTATGAGATTATTCCGGGCGTGCCCTCAGCCATAGCCGCCGCTGCCGCAGCGGGCATTCCCCTGACCCGCAGACTGACCGCGCGGCGTGTGCAATTCGTCACGGGCCATGACATCAGCGGACAGCTTCCGCAGGATCTGAACCTGCCCGCCCTGACCGATCCGACAGCGACAACCGTTGTTTTTATGGGTAAACGCACCTTTCCCGAACTCTACCGCCTGCTGAACGCGCACGGACTGTCCGCCGACACGCCCGCCCTTCTGGCTGAGGATGTATCGGGGCCACAACAACGCCTGACACGCTGCAGCATCGCTGCCTTGGCCGACAGGCTGGAAAACACAATCTCGGATGCACCCGCGCTGGTGCTTTATGGTCCACTGGCCGTGTTTTAA
- the cobF gene encoding precorrin-6A synthase (deacetylating): MDNDMLKDLWLIGIGTGSLGHLTAEGAQALKDAAIILVPQKGDGKTDLAEIRHRIIAASDTTAKVIGFEYPVRDLEQPYLDGVDAWHDDIARRWQAALASTQVSGPVAMLVWGDPALYDSTIRIAARLAPQPSVRVVPGISAIQALTAAHTLPLNTINGVVAITTGRRLRNAGWPEGAETVVVMLDGECSFTRLPPEGLMIWWGAFLGMEEQILDHGLVQDVADRIISTRQLARNEHGWIMDIYILRRDYVQNAA, from the coding sequence ATGGATAACGATATGCTCAAAGATCTGTGGCTGATTGGTATCGGGACAGGTAGTCTGGGCCACCTTACGGCTGAGGGCGCGCAGGCGTTAAAGGATGCTGCTATCATCCTCGTCCCGCAAAAAGGGGACGGGAAGACCGACCTTGCCGAGATTCGTCACCGAATTATCGCTGCCAGTGATACAACGGCGAAGGTGATCGGCTTTGAATACCCGGTGCGCGACCTTGAACAGCCTTATCTAGACGGCGTCGACGCATGGCATGACGATATCGCACGACGTTGGCAGGCGGCTCTGGCGAGCACACAAGTGTCCGGGCCGGTTGCCATGCTCGTGTGGGGCGATCCTGCCCTATACGACAGCACAATCCGGATCGCAGCCCGGTTGGCACCGCAGCCGTCGGTGCGTGTGGTGCCGGGGATTAGTGCCATTCAAGCGCTCACAGCAGCCCATACTCTGCCTTTGAACACCATCAATGGCGTTGTGGCTATCACCACAGGGCGCCGTTTGCGCAACGCGGGCTGGCCAGAGGGAGCTGAGACGGTCGTTGTCATGCTGGACGGGGAGTGCAGCTTTACCCGTCTGCCGCCTGAAGGGCTGATGATCTGGTGGGGTGCATTTCTGGGCATGGAAGAACAAATACTAGATCATGGCTTAGTACAGGATGTAGCAGATCGGATCATTTCCACCCGTCAACTCGCTAGAAATGAACACGGGTGGATTATGGATATTTATATTTTGCGAAGGGATTACGTTCAGAACGCAGCGTAA
- a CDS encoding helix-turn-helix transcriptional regulator, with protein sequence MFRTATIIDSQAKAWESPMFGRANKFNFISERVKLTEESVVLPKSGFRLTRLFSTGHELEISVHDSCALLLPINGRVGYRMTDLEVWASAGESALLSRPCDRWSVVDPMNDEFCQCLIFQFPETLNLYSEVDGIYSNQVLNKIPYGIEMEFRDPYNFRLARYLQLVADELSPSSPVSPSDRYLEGMEVLLEECLKDTIFRAGKAEEPQLSDLRDVKRARLAEALIHERFHEPLRVADMARELGMSVRSLQTAFSSVFQMSPRQMIAKVRLGYAYSRLSQPHSDDQVSTIALECGITHLSRFASEYFRRFGEYPKETLSRARLTSISRPKP encoded by the coding sequence ATGTTTCGAACAGCAACAATCATTGATTCTCAAGCCAAGGCGTGGGAAAGCCCTATGTTTGGCCGTGCTAATAAGTTCAATTTCATCTCAGAACGAGTGAAATTGACCGAGGAATCTGTCGTACTGCCGAAGTCAGGATTTCGTCTTACGCGTTTATTCTCCACAGGGCATGAGCTTGAAATCAGTGTTCACGATTCTTGCGCATTGCTTCTACCCATTAATGGTCGTGTTGGATATCGTATGACTGATTTGGAAGTCTGGGCAAGTGCTGGCGAAAGCGCACTTTTAAGCCGCCCCTGTGATCGTTGGTCGGTTGTTGACCCGATGAATGATGAGTTCTGCCAGTGTTTGATTTTTCAATTTCCAGAAACGCTGAATTTGTATAGTGAGGTTGACGGAATTTATTCAAACCAAGTTTTGAATAAAATTCCATACGGTATAGAAATGGAATTTCGAGACCCATACAATTTTCGCCTAGCTCGTTACCTTCAGTTGGTAGCTGATGAGTTGAGCCCGAGCTCTCCCGTTTCTCCTTCTGATCGATATCTTGAAGGTATGGAGGTTTTGCTCGAAGAATGCCTCAAGGATACAATATTTAGAGCGGGGAAAGCTGAAGAACCCCAACTTTCGGACCTGCGAGATGTTAAGAGGGCAAGGCTTGCAGAAGCCCTTATTCATGAACGTTTTCATGAACCGCTTCGTGTTGCTGATATGGCCCGAGAGCTCGGTATGAGTGTCCGAAGTCTTCAGACTGCATTCAGTAGCGTTTTCCAAATGTCTCCACGACAGATGATAGCAAAAGTTCGACTGGGTTATGCGTACAGTCGACTTAGCCAACCGCATTCTGATGACCAAGTTTCGACGATCGCCCTAGAGTGTGGCATCACCCATTTGAGCCGGTTCGCAAGTGAATATTTCCGAAGATTTGGGGAGTATCCTAAAGAAACACTCTCTCGTGCACGTCTTACTTCAATTTCGAGGCCAAAACCGTAA
- a CDS encoding cobyrinate a,c-diamide synthase has translation MTDAPGLLISAPASGTGKTTVMLGLLRALAQDGLTVQAFKSGPDYIDPAFHRAASGRMSFNIDTWTMGAGLLGAIAAQATGADICIAEGSMGLYDSVATRGQSGFGASAETAALMGWPVVLVVDVSGQAQSAAAVTLGFKLYNPDLPFAGVILNRVASARHERLARLGMEKAGLTVFGALPRQGDLTLPERHLGLVQAAEHPDLVWLPGGYPELHAGRLAAAQTFAKGLREHARTRPVHGECGGYMALGQALIDKEGNRHRMAGLLGLVSSYETRKFHLGYRQATLRAAMAGHAKGARLRGHEFHYSTIIEQPDTPLADVADADGVPVPETGSCRGTVTGTFFHLVTAEQD, from the coding sequence ATGACTGACGCCCCCGGACTGCTGATTTCCGCCCCCGCATCCGGCACAGGAAAAACGACTGTAATGCTGGGCCTTCTGCGCGCTCTCGCGCAAGACGGGCTGACGGTGCAGGCGTTCAAGTCGGGGCCGGATTACATCGATCCGGCCTTTCACCGCGCCGCAAGCGGGCGCATGTCGTTCAACATCGACACATGGACAATGGGTGCGGGCCTGCTGGGTGCCATTGCGGCGCAGGCGACTGGCGCGGACATCTGCATCGCAGAGGGGTCGATGGGGCTGTATGACAGCGTTGCCACACGCGGCCAAAGCGGCTTTGGCGCCAGCGCAGAAACCGCCGCGTTGATGGGATGGCCCGTTGTGCTGGTGGTGGATGTCAGCGGACAGGCACAATCGGCGGCGGCTGTGACCTTGGGGTTCAAACTTTACAATCCCGACCTGCCCTTTGCGGGTGTCATCCTCAATCGGGTCGCCTCGGCGCGGCACGAACGGCTGGCACGGCTGGGTATGGAAAAGGCAGGGCTAACCGTGTTCGGCGCGCTGCCCCGACAGGGTGATCTGACACTGCCCGAACGCCATCTGGGGCTGGTGCAGGCGGCAGAACATCCCGATCTTGTGTGGTTGCCCGGCGGTTATCCCGAACTGCACGCGGGCCGTCTGGCCGCAGCACAAACCTTTGCCAAAGGATTGCGCGAACACGCCAGAACGCGGCCCGTGCATGGCGAGTGCGGCGGCTATATGGCGCTGGGTCAGGCGTTGATCGACAAGGAAGGCAACCGGCACCGGATGGCAGGCCTGCTGGGTCTTGTCAGCAGCTACGAAACCCGCAAATTTCACCTTGGATACCGTCAGGCCACCCTGCGTGCCGCCATGGCGGGACATGCGAAGGGTGCGCGTTTGCGCGGGCACGAATTCCACTACTCGACCATCATCGAACAGCCCGACACACCGCTTGCCGATGTGGCCGATGCCGACGGCGTTCCGGTCCCCGAAACCGGATCGTGCCGAGGTACTGTGACGGGTACGTTTTTCCACCTTGTGACGGCGGAGCAGGATTGA
- a CDS encoding energy-coupling factor ABC transporter permease, producing the protein MHIEPGVVDGAKMVFAYGTAAAAAGYSAKLVAADLARNDLPTFVIRTVLATAGVFVFFEVLPHFAVGVSEVHLILGTTLFLLLGAAPSAIGLALGLLVQGMFFAPTDLPMYFVNVTTLLVPLFAIDALAGRVVPKDTAYVDLSYTHVLKMSGVYQGGIVAWVAFWAIYGQGAGADNLNAVWTFGAAYMLVILVEPLVDLAVLAAAKTLHKGKGWGIFTDRLYYAA; encoded by the coding sequence ATGCATATCGAACCCGGCGTCGTAGATGGCGCCAAAATGGTCTTTGCCTATGGAACGGCAGCGGCTGCAGCCGGTTATTCCGCGAAACTTGTCGCTGCGGATTTGGCCCGAAACGACCTTCCAACCTTTGTCATCCGCACGGTGCTTGCCACCGCCGGCGTGTTCGTCTTCTTCGAGGTCCTTCCACATTTCGCGGTGGGTGTATCCGAAGTTCACCTGATACTGGGCACCACGCTGTTCTTGCTGCTGGGGGCTGCCCCGTCTGCCATCGGTCTGGCGCTTGGCCTGCTGGTCCAGGGCATGTTCTTTGCCCCGACCGACCTGCCGATGTATTTCGTAAACGTCACCACACTGCTGGTGCCGCTGTTTGCCATCGACGCACTGGCCGGACGGGTTGTTCCAAAGGACACGGCCTATGTGGATCTGTCGTATACCCATGTGCTGAAAATGTCGGGTGTCTATCAGGGCGGTATCGTGGCTTGGGTCGCCTTCTGGGCAATCTACGGCCAAGGCGCAGGCGCGGACAATCTAAATGCCGTCTGGACCTTTGGCGCGGCCTATATGCTGGTTATTCTGGTCGAACCGCTTGTCGATCTGGCTGTGCTGGCGGCCGCCAAGACCCTGCATAAGGGCAAAGGGTGGGGAATTTTTACCGATCGCCTTTATTACGCCGCATAA